The Triticum dicoccoides isolate Atlit2015 ecotype Zavitan chromosome 6A, WEW_v2.0, whole genome shotgun sequence genome has a window encoding:
- the LOC119315744 gene encoding uncharacterized protein LOC119315744 — protein sequence MHLLVSTSTTLPSRECVSPKRTHGLLFPIEDKGFGASAYKVDWKPEDAPSEEKGFGASAYKVDWKPEDASSKEKGFGASAYKVDWKSKDAPSEQKGFGASAYKVDWKPEDASSKQNGYGASAYKVDWETEDAPSSKYFCYLTM from the exons ATGCACCTTCTAGTAAGTACTTCTACTACATTACCAAGTCGAGAATGTGTTAGTCCCAAACGAACCCATGGTTTGTTATTTCCTATAGAAGACAAGGGTTTTGGGGCAAGTGCTTATAAGGTGGATTGGAAACCAGAAGATGCACCTTCTG AAGAAAAAGGTTTTGGGGCAAGTGCTTATAAGGTGGATTGGAAACCAGAAGATGCATCTTCCA AAGAAAAAGGTTTTGGGGCAAGTGCTTATAAGGTGGATTGGAAATCAAAAGATGCACCTTCTG AACAAAAAGGTTTTGGGGCAAGTGCTTATAAGGTGGATTGGAAACCAGAAGATGCATCTTCCA AGCAAAATGGTTATGGGGCAAGTGCTTATAAGGTGGATTGGGAAACAGAAGATGCACCTTCCAGTAAGTACTTCTGCTACCTTACCATGTAA
- the LOC119315745 gene encoding BURP domain-containing protein 4-like gives FPAEEKGFGASAYKVDWKSEDAPSEEKGFGASAYKVDWKPKDASSKQKGFGESAYKVDWKPEGARSREEGFGASAYKVDWKPEDAHSKEKVFGASAYKVDWKSEDAPSEEKGFGASAYKVDWKPEDASSTFGAGAYKVDWKPEGARSREEGFGASAYKVDWKPEDARSKEKGFGAIAYKVDWKLEDAPSEEKGFGASAYKVDWKLEDSTSKRNDFHGSTYAVHWDPDHAHSSSSIPEELEKHGHVKFQTGMLFLKKNLHIGTTLPEGTMFARDGAPKSIHFSSTPLESKYLPTILSYFKLPHASMKAKQVADTLHSCGKPADKEEPHMCFSSREAMARFATRELGVSGTRAAITRIHGHENPSSMYVVEHITQLSSNVVPCHPMDFPYEVFLFPSAKTSAIFEGATQGFERWHGECDGNSHVPYEHI, from the exons TTTCCTGCAGAAGAAAAAGGTTTTGGGGCAAGTGCTTATAAGGTGGATTGGAAATCAGAAGATGCACCTTCCG AAGAAAAAGGTTTTGGTGCAAGTGCTTATAAGGTGGATTGGAAACCAAAAGATGCATCTTCCA AACAAAAAGGTTTTGGGGAAAGTGCTTATAAGGTGGATTGGAAACCAGAAGGTGCACGTTCCA gagaagaagGTTTTGGGGCAAGTGCTTATAAGGTGGATTGGAAACCAGAAGATGCACATTCCA AAGAAAAAGTTTTTGGGGCAAGTGCTTATAAGGTGGATTGGAAATCAGAAGATGCACCTTCCG AAGAAAAAGGTTTTGGGGCAAGTGCTTATAAGGTGGATTGGAAACCAGAAGATGCATCTTCTA CTTTTGGGGCAGGTGCTTATAAGGTGGATTGGAAACCAGAAGGTGCACGTTCTA gagaagaagGTTTTGGGGCAAGTGCTTATAAGGTGGATTGGAAACCAGAAGATGCACGGTCCA AAGAAAAAGGTTTTGGGGCAATTGCTTATAAGGTAGATTGGAAATTAGAAGATGCACCTTCTG AAGAAAAAGGTTTTGGGGCAAGTGCTTATAAAGTTGATTGGAAACTAGAAGATTCAACTTCCA AAAGAAATGATTTTCATGGAAGTACTTATGCGGTACATTGGGATCCAGATCATGCACACTCTT CTTCCTCCATTCCTGAAGAACTAGAAAAACACGGACATGTAAAGTTTCAAACTGGCATGTTATTCCTGAAGAAGAATCTACACATTGGCACTACACTGCCTGAAGGAACCATGTTTGCACGAGATGGTGCACCAAAGTCTATTCATTTTTCATCTACTCCATTGGAGTCAAAGTACTTGCCAACCATCCTTTCATACTTCAAATTACCTCATGCCTCGATGAAGGCAAAGCAGGTAGCTGACACCCTTCATTCATGTGGGAAACCGGCTGACAAGGAGGAACCTCACATGTGTTTCTCATCCCGCGAAGCAATGGCAAGGTTTGCCACCAGAGAATTGGGAGTCAGTGGCACACGAGCAGCCATTACAAGGATTCATGGGCATGAGAATCCAAGCTCCATGTATGTTGTGGAACATATCACCCAACTCAGCAGTAACGTGGTGCCATGCCACCCTATGGATTTTCCGTATGAGGTTTTTTTATTTCCATCGGCCAAAACAAGTGCAATCTTTGAGGGTGCAACTCAAGGATTTGAAAGATGGCATGGCGAGTGTGACGGCAATAGCCATGTGCCATATGAACACATCTGA